TCTTAGAGAAAGTGAAGCAAAGTATAAAAAACTGGTCGAAAATATACCTGATGTTTTCTATCTGATGTCACAAGTGAACGGATTTCAGTACATTTCGCCACAAATCAAAAATCTAATTGGTTTTAATCCTTCAAAAAATGATATGACAAGCGATATTATTCTGAATCATATTTATCCGGAGGACAAACAAAAGTATCTTAATTTCAGAAAAATAGTATTTGAAACATTTGAACCTGATGAAATAAATTATAGAATTCAAGATTCCGGAGGACAAATCAAATGGCTTCAGGAAAGAGTATTTTCTATCCAAGCTTCCATTGATGATGTAATGTTAGAGGGAGTCATAACTGATTATACAGAAAAAAAATTACTTATGGATGAATTAGTTCAGGCACATACAAAAATAAATCAAAGCCTGAAAGTAAAGAATGTAATACTATCAAATCTTAACCACGAGCTAAGAACGCCTCTTAATGGTATTCTTGGATTTGCCAATTTAATCAACAAGAATGTTGTAACCGGCAATGAAATCAATGAATATACAGGCTTGATAATAGAATCTGCAAATAGATTGAATCTTACTTTAAATTCACTTCTGACTTTAAATGAAATCGAGCTTGGTCACAGAAAATTGTTTTTCGAGGAAGCCGGAGTCAAAGATTTTTTGAGATTGATCTATGACTCAAATTCAAAATTTGTAAAAATGAAAAACCTTACTTTTGACATTGATGTAAAAGATGATTTCAAATTTTATACTGATATAAACATTCTCAGCCAAATATTTTTTAATTTAATTGACAATGCAGTAAAATTCACAAACACTGGAAAGATAACTCTTAAAGGCGAGTTTATAACCATCGGCGGTATTTGGATTCAGCTATCTGTAATTGATACCGGCATTGGTATGATGGAATCTGAAATAGAATCCATATTTGAACCATTCAGACAAGGCAGCGAAGGAATTAACCGAAATTTTGACGGAATGGGTATAGGATTGACAATATGCTTTAAATTAATCAAACTGTTAGAAGGAAAAATCGAAGTAGTCAGCAGCCCTGGTCAAGGCTCAGAGTTTAAGCTTCTGATACCTTTTAAAATACCAAAAGAAGAACCTGTTTCAGCTTAAACGCCTCGTGTATTTGGATGCCAGATATGTTTGTGTATTTGGATCTGCATTCTTATAT
This window of the Ignavibacteriota bacterium genome carries:
- a CDS encoding PAS domain-containing sensor histidine kinase is translated as MKFLKDVEYKTPFIFLILSILWIVLSDALLFDYLTNSTNQKTISIIKGLVYVTTAAIIIHLLIRSDLNKIRSINKNLEDTNNYYVSIFENNHLPSLLLNHKTLKIQEVNKAALDLYGYTTDEFKNLHISDLFVKSHSHNVELEQFIKSSQNRNYIKTTHQIKNEELIIVEIFSGPLILNGNLNILTIINDITIKSKAEKALRESEAKYKKLVENIPDVFYLMSQVNGFQYISPQIKNLIGFNPSKNDMTSDIILNHIYPEDKQKYLNFRKIVFETFEPDEINYRIQDSGGQIKWLQERVFSIQASIDDVMLEGVITDYTEKKLLMDELVQAHTKINQSLKVKNVILSNLNHELRTPLNGILGFANLINKNVVTGNEINEYTGLIIESANRLNLTLNSLLTLNEIELGHRKLFFEEAGVKDFLRLIYDSNSKFVKMKNLTFDIDVKDDFKFYTDINILSQIFFNLIDNAVKFTNTGKITLKGEFITIGGIWIQLSVIDTGIGMMESEIESIFEPFRQGSEGINRNFDGMGIGLTICFKLIKLLEGKIEVVSSPGQGSEFKLLIPFKIPKEEPVSA